A region from the Kineothrix sp. IPX-CK genome encodes:
- a CDS encoding N-acetylmuramoyl-L-alanine amidase, which yields MRKTAVYVLAGILMFFGGSLNVHGAQLGQQDTETAQSAEIAQEEAPPIVVVLDPGHGGENLGAEYEAYTEKYMTMTVAKSMKAELEKYEGITVYLTREGDKDMTLEERVDFAKSVNADFLFCLHFNMSVKHDLFGAEVWISAFDNEYQKGYTFASAEMDMLTELGLYSRGIKTKLNDEGSDYYGILRHATENDLPAALIEHCHLDQENDKEFYNSQEKLEKFGILDATAVARYYGLKSDILGVDYSSYQNVEIPVPASPVKPDDTKPDICIIDVKDVNEENGDVTVSLSAQDYDSYMLYYSYSYDGGLTFSDLQKWEEGEDTISFTMNVPSGTLPEIVVNAYNGFDKFTESNHIHLSSLIYGEPETEEAVEASNMNAGSSAGEEELGSIEAPEEQQDNNLKEKAPKEEKEITVIYFLQVILICIAILFVLFSFAMILISARSKKKRRRRK from the coding sequence ATGAGAAAGACAGCGGTATATGTTTTAGCGGGAATTTTGATGTTCTTTGGCGGAAGCCTGAATGTCCACGGCGCACAGCTGGGCCAGCAGGATACGGAAACTGCACAATCGGCTGAGATCGCGCAGGAGGAGGCGCCTCCTATTGTAGTAGTGCTGGATCCAGGGCACGGCGGAGAGAATCTGGGAGCAGAATACGAGGCGTATACAGAAAAGTATATGACCATGACGGTGGCGAAGTCCATGAAGGCAGAGCTTGAAAAATATGAAGGAATCACTGTTTATCTGACGAGAGAAGGGGATAAAGATATGACCCTCGAAGAGAGGGTAGACTTTGCCAAGTCCGTGAATGCAGATTTTTTATTCTGCCTGCATTTCAATATGTCTGTGAAACACGATCTGTTCGGAGCGGAGGTGTGGATTTCCGCATTCGATAATGAATATCAAAAGGGCTATACATTCGCCAGTGCAGAAATGGATATGTTGACGGAACTGGGACTTTATTCCAGAGGAATTAAGACGAAATTAAACGACGAAGGTTCGGATTATTATGGGATTCTTCGCCACGCTACGGAAAATGACCTTCCGGCGGCGCTCATTGAACACTGCCATCTGGATCAGGAAAACGATAAAGAATTTTATAACTCTCAGGAGAAGCTGGAGAAGTTCGGTATTTTAGACGCTACTGCAGTAGCTAGATATTATGGACTGAAATCGGATATCCTTGGCGTAGACTACAGCAGTTATCAAAATGTAGAGATACCCGTTCCTGCCTCTCCCGTAAAGCCGGACGATACAAAACCGGATATCTGCATCATCGATGTGAAGGATGTGAACGAGGAGAACGGTGACGTTACCGTAAGCCTCTCGGCACAAGATTATGACAGCTATATGCTCTATTATTCCTATAGCTATGACGGAGGATTGACCTTTTCCGATTTGCAGAAGTGGGAAGAGGGAGAGGATACCATAAGCTTTACTATGAACGTGCCTTCCGGCACGCTTCCTGAAATCGTGGTGAATGCGTATAATGGCTTCGACAAGTTCACCGAGAGCAACCATATACACCTTTCTTCCTTAATTTATGGCGAACCTGAAACGGAAGAAGCCGTAGAGGCGAGCAATATGAATGCAGGCTCATCCGCAGGCGAAGAGGAGCTCGGCTCTATAGAAGCGCCGGAAGAACAGCAGGATAACAACTTGAAGGAAAAGGCTCCGAAGGAAGAAAAAGAAATAACAGTAATCTATTTCCTTCAAGTGATCTTGATCTGTATTGCCATTTTATTCGTGCTCTTTTCCTTTGCCATGATTTTGATTTCCGCACGCTCAAAGAAGAAAAGAAGACGGAGAAAATAA
- a CDS encoding vacuolar family H+-ATPase subunit H, with translation MSSRIEQLIDEIEEYIDSCKYQPLSNTKIIVNKEEIDELLRELRMKTPDEIKRYQKIISNKEAILNDARSKAEALINEATMHTNELINEHEIMQQAYAQANEVVTLASHQAQEILDNATIEANNIRSAVMQYADEMLANLENLIAQTANMTTAHYESFVNNLNSYAEIVRANRAELNPQEEDDLLKEGVGDAEAESLNLDLLK, from the coding sequence ATGAGCAGTAGAATCGAACAATTGATAGACGAGATAGAGGAATATATTGACAGTTGTAAATATCAACCTTTATCCAATACGAAAATAATTGTAAACAAAGAGGAAATTGACGAATTGCTCAGAGAGCTTCGCATGAAAACTCCCGATGAAATCAAGCGCTATCAGAAAATCATAAGCAACAAGGAAGCCATTTTGAACGATGCACGTTCCAAAGCGGAGGCCCTGATTAACGAAGCCACAATGCATACTAACGAACTTATTAATGAGCACGAAATTATGCAGCAGGCATATGCGCAGGCTAATGAGGTGGTTACGCTGGCGTCACATCAGGCGCAGGAGATTTTGGACAATGCTACAATAGAAGCCAACAACATTCGGTCCGCGGTAATGCAGTATGCGGATGAGATGTTAGCGAATCTTGAGAACTTAATCGCACAGACAGCCAACATGACTACCGCACATTATGAGAGTTTTGTCAATAACCTAAACAGTTATGCTGAAATCGTGAGGGCGAACAGAGCGGAGTTAAATCCTCAGGAAGAGGATGATTTATTGAAGGAAGGTGTAGGAGATGCCGAAGCGGAATCTCTGAATCTCGATTTGCTGAAGTGA
- the coaD gene encoding pantetheine-phosphate adenylyltransferase, producing MKSAIYPGSFDPVTFGHLDVIKRTANIFDELTVSVLDNHLKTPLFSVEERVKILQEATKDIPNIKIDSFSGLLIDYAKKKGVHVAVRGLRAITDFEYELQIAQTNHKLSGGQLDTMFLTTSLEYAYLSSSSVKEIASFNGDISMCVPEFIAKLVYAKYGFIRE from the coding sequence ATGAAATCTGCGATATATCCGGGAAGCTTTGACCCGGTGACCTTCGGACATCTGGATGTAATAAAGCGTACGGCGAATATTTTTGACGAATTAACGGTAAGTGTGTTGGATAATCACTTAAAGACTCCGTTGTTTTCTGTGGAAGAACGTGTTAAGATATTACAGGAAGCGACGAAGGACATCCCTAATATAAAGATAGATTCTTTTAGTGGTTTGCTGATCGATTATGCGAAGAAAAAAGGTGTACATGTAGCGGTAAGAGGACTTCGTGCCATCACCGATTTTGAATATGAGTTACAGATTGCCCAGACGAACCATAAACTTTCAGGGGGCCAGTTGGATACAATGTTTTTGACCACCAGTCTGGAATATGCTTACTTAAGCTCCAGCAGTGTAAAGGAAATTGCCAGCTTCAACGGAGATATATCCATGTGTGTGCCGGAATTCATCGCTAAGCTTGTCTATGCAAAATATGGATTTATAAGAGAATAA
- a CDS encoding pseudouridine synthase, with protein MLRLDKFLCEMNIGSRSQVKLYLKQGLVTVNGEIITKPETKVDENKDEVAFKGASCRYRRYVYYMLNKPQDIVSATKDNLNVTVTELLKDTGYMDLFPVGRLDKDTEGLLLMTNDGALAHDLLSPKKHVKKVYFARLERALTEEDVRLLEQGVDIGEEKYTLPARVEILPDQCIHLTITEGKFHQVKRMLNAVGNNVLYLKRVVMGSLRLDEGLRPGEYRELTTEEIQCLKQKGCGEKG; from the coding sequence ATGTTGCGTTTGGATAAATTTTTGTGCGAAATGAATATCGGCAGCCGAAGTCAGGTGAAGCTTTATTTAAAGCAGGGCTTAGTGACGGTAAACGGCGAGATCATAACCAAACCCGAAACGAAGGTGGATGAGAATAAAGATGAGGTTGCTTTTAAGGGAGCATCCTGCCGCTACAGAAGGTATGTATATTATATGCTGAATAAGCCGCAGGACATAGTATCCGCCACTAAAGATAACTTAAACGTCACGGTAACGGAACTTTTGAAGGATACCGGCTATATGGATTTATTTCCGGTAGGACGGCTGGACAAGGATACGGAAGGTCTTTTGCTCATGACCAATGACGGGGCGCTGGCTCACGATCTGCTTTCTCCTAAAAAACATGTGAAAAAGGTTTACTTTGCAAGGTTGGAGCGAGCCCTTACGGAGGAGGACGTACGTCTGCTGGAACAGGGGGTGGACATCGGAGAAGAGAAATATACGCTTCCCGCCCGGGTGGAGATTTTGCCTGATCAATGTATTCATCTGACGATTACAGAAGGAAAATTCCATCAGGTAAAGCGTATGCTGAATGCGGTGGGCAACAACGTCTTGTATTTAAAGAGGGTCGTTATGGGAAGCCTGAGGTTAGACGAAGGATTAAGGCCGGGAGAATATCGGGAATTGACAACGGAAGAAATACAATGCCTGAAGCAAAAAGGTTGCGGAGAAAAAGGATGA